From Peromyscus maniculatus bairdii isolate BWxNUB_F1_BW_parent chromosome 8, HU_Pman_BW_mat_3.1, whole genome shotgun sequence, a single genomic window includes:
- the Bahcc1 gene encoding BAH and coiled-coil domain-containing protein 1 isoform X2, with product MDGRDFAPPPHLLSERGSLGHRSAAAAARLAPAGPAAQPAAHFQPGKYFPSPLPMASHTASSRLMGNPPASSFMGSFLTSSLGSTASAHPSGPTSSPSEPAYRGSHPATSQIWFSHSHEAPAYPRFSGSLASTFLPVSHLDHHGNSNVLYGQHRFYGTQKENFYLRNLPPQPTILPANHNFPGVPRATPAHPIGSCSRDRIEAAPLQKGPKEFDRFLMGKELGKEKASKVAEGRERPVAEEDSGKDRQKLVPPMPTEGPCKEGGPAPRGSCEGRPKHLTSCLLNTKVLNGDVGKASLASCAGGMLGRPSTGVAAPGRCAKEVAGPVEPGPAFSECLERRQMLHHAVSYTVPSGLPTGPPPPLSTGPAGSFPCLQLHAGPDGLCPLQDKVSSRDLKASGSTFVPSVGHLADKSRPFQVAEACAVAGDGKDRHLDGAMAPDHGAPYGVSYAHLKAEGKSERRPGGFEAALHTRLKGLEYLGAGPEAPFPGLPKGGLDKSGYFELPTTSQDCARPNHQDSLSGKATQACCTLDKMASKEVPAGPLGAQKVARIRHQQHLVAPEVESGGGGAEAKRKSVELASLGYSGPHIPPWGVQTSHSTSMAINEERKGSAYLDPFGSGLQQATLLSQELPTPPDEVSAMKNLLKYSNQALVVGQKAPFVGLGGLKASCVQQEAKFPATKGPGPVERPDCARSREHEAPHGDGEVRQPPVGIAVALARQKDTVSRPDTAYGTNSGRQGRSAPSFKAAGGSRATHALDLESEEERTRICDDRLGLPGRELLLQDNKDLVEFARIHPSSSCPGDLPPHLMMQGGQLGGDPAPHPHPAHPHWLPRTRSPSLWMGGHSYGLGHPALHQNLPPGFPASVPGSMPSVFPLPQDASTQLVILPSEPTPHTTPHTLAEVMDQASLWPPMYGARGPASHMQHPGQLPVYSRSQLLRQQELYALQQQQQQQQQQQQQQQQQQQQQQRTTQAMELQRAAQFQRKPEDRHMELEEPAQEKAPKSTHKPVALTPMAKGTPSSATTGLVKLSPCCHSPTLKTPANCPTPPPRPSAPCTLSVCPPGSPGPGSKVPSTKDKSGEGQRAGTDLTTLEPDLPPGLAPTAGVDFSLPADVHSSDLPDPKTMQTTTPGTRPEPTRTFLPGEPPPCSPRSLEEPGPLSRARETTQDLAIIPHPVEQGLPPGKAEDPSPLEGLQALRFGDLLEGGGTEATGQTNSTQGGMQNERTMDQGVLRPPAGATPQALEQIAGSPVALDKDEGSQKVTDAAQLQEEEAQLEENGGDSEEDWGTPNHSHPPPKALPGLDALVAATVDLGDLPDINLPDPQTPAASVPLSTAPLPHTSGIHGIALLSELADLEIQRQKSELAMQAEDEDVLAFNLQHLATLATAWSLVEAASLDNSVTSPQAPAADPDRGPRLTPRMQILQRKDTWAPKTKPVCPLKAAIDRLDTQEVEMRMQLAELQRRYKEKQRELARLQRRHDHEREESSRSPARRGPGRPRKRKHSSSLPTLRPGGQLARSEGRKARAVRASLSLLCAELRGDEPTRKRSKLEKSAYPGLQSASSEKVRCKKSAGQAALASSVAHKVAQLKPRVKSKGLPAGLGAFQRKEAAPGGRIRQKLSRGKSVTVSGAAQRPHPDGDGGREMPSFPAQPAVAVAHEAGNGYDSEDCQALLGTEAAPREPGLVLHPGAGVALLGPSPSSVVKMEANQKAKKKKERQGLLGACRLSSPEGEVKIKRRTVKSKGGPKLERAPGRRPPGAPGKKKAKGKAKSGLCAEPGAAASRDALFSPTRTFACREEGSKLASERLKRATRKSAMLQPVLRRKNGALSIALSARNAKAILGKSRKLTKVKRETASKQGQGRAVSRLLKSFAVEDDFEFDDDSSFSDEEEEEEEASVQLSAEQSAALARSCTIHKEDLQDGLPVLIPKEDSLLYAGSVRTLQPPDIYSIVIEGERGNRQRIYSLEQLLQEAVLDVRPQSSRYLPPGTRVCAYWSQKSRCLYPGNVVRGASSDEEEDLDSVVVEFDDGDTGHIAVSNIRLLPPDFKIQCTEPSPALLVSSSCRRTKKAPNEAPQPSEAPSPSLSPKVQDGPEASKTLGKKSISKDKAGKVDLLTSGAKSPTGSSDHFFGRRGSPLLSWSAVAQTKRKAVAAAAAAGGKGPGVLQNLFQLNGSTKKLRARETLFPMHSMAAPVFGNSFCADSFSSLASSYTPFVGGAGAGLPGGAHKLLRAKKAERAEAEKAGRRRAGGEFLVKLDHEGVTSPKNKNCKALLMGDKDFGPKLGRPLASPSYAHPALMGKDKKGRAPVHPLPMGLALRKYPLPCDSDCPSSYSDEDEDGPGLAAGVPSRFLTRLSMSSSSSGSSTSSSSGSMSTSSLCSSDNEDSSYSSDDEDPALLLRTCLTRPVPALLAPPEALRSKGSSPHTHAQRCFLSRAGVAGAGAGAGPSGGKSKFKRKEALSFSKAKELSRRQRLPSVENRPKISAFLPARQLWKWSGNPTQRRGMKGKARKLFYKAIVRGKETLRIGDCAVFLSAGRPNLPYIGRIESLWESWGGNMVVKVKWFYHPEETKLGKRQSDGKNALYQSCHEDENDVQTISHKCQVVGREQYEQMMRGRKYQDQQDLYYLAGTYDPTTGRLVTADGVPILC from the exons CTCCTGCGTACCCCAGATTTTCGGGGAGTCTGGCATCTACCTTCCTACCCGTGAGCCACTtggatcaccatggaaacagcaATGTTCTCTATGGGCAACATCGTTTCTATGGAACCCAAAAAG AAAACTTCTACCTGCGGAACCTGCCCCCACAGCCCACAATCCTACCTGCCAACCACAACTTCCCTGGAGTGCCCCGAGCCACCCCTGCTCATCCCATCGGATCCTGCAGCCGGGACCGCATTGAGGCTGCCCCGCTGCAGAAGGGTCCCAAGGAGTTCGATCGCTTCCTCATGGGCAAAGAGCTGGGCAAAGAAAAAGCCAGCAAGGTAGCAGAGGGCAGAGAACGACCAGTGGCAGAGGAGGACAGCGGCAAAGACCGACAAAAGCTGGTGCCGCCCATGCCCACCGAGGGGCCCTGCAAGGAGGGGGGCCCCGCACCCCGGGGGTCCTGTGAGGGCCGCCCCAAGCACCTCACCTCCTGCCTGCTCAACACCAAGGTACTCAATGGTGACGTGGGCAAGGCCTCACTGGCCAGTTGTGCAGGGGGCATGCTAGGCCGACCCAGCACGGGTGTGGCAGCACCTGGACGCTGTGCCAAGGAGGTGGCAGGCCCTGTGGAGCCTGGGCCAGCCTTCAGTGAGTGCCTGGAGCGGCGGCAGATGCTGCATCACGCTGTGTCCTACACAGTACCCTCTGGCCTGCCTACCGGGCCACCCCCTCCCCTCAGCACAGGTCCTGCAGGCTCTTTCCCCTGCCTGCAGCTGCATGCAGGTCCAGATGGGCTCTGCCCGCTGCAGGACAAAGTCTCCTCCCGGGACCTAAAGGCCAGTGGGTCCACCTTTGTGCCTTCTGTGGGACACCTGGCTGACAAGAGCCGCCCTTTCCAAGTGGCAGAGGCCTGTGCCGTGGCAGGTGATGGCAAGGACCGGCACCTGGATGGGGCCATGGCCCCCGACCATGGTGCACCCTATGGCGTCTCCTACGCCCACCTAAAGGCCGAGGGCAAGAGTGAACGGCGACCTGGGGGCTTTGAGGCGGCTCTCCACACCCGGCTGAAGGGCCTGGAGTACCTCGGTGCAGGCCCCGAGGCCCCTTTCCCTGGACTTCCCAAAGGTGGTCTGGACAAAAGTGGCTACTTCGAGTTGCCTACCACTTCACAGGACTGTGCCCGGCCCAATCACCAAGACTCGCTGAGTGGGAAGGCCACCCAGGCTTGCTGCACTTTAGACAAAATGGCCAGCAAAGAAGTCCCTGCTGGCCCTCTAGGGGCCCAGAAGGTGGCCAGGATCCGGCACCAGCAGCACTTGGTGGCTCCCGAGGTAGAATCAGGAGGCGGTGGTGCTGAGGCTAAACGCAAGTCTGTGGAGCTGGCTTCTCTGGGTTACAGTGGGCCACATATACCTCCATGGGGTGTCCAGACGAGCCACAGCACCTCTATGGCCATCAACGAGGAACGAAAGGGCAGTGCCTACCTGGACCCCTTTGGCAGTGGCCTGCAGCAGGCCACCCTCCTGTCCCAGGAGCTCCCCACTCCACCAGATGAGGTCTCGGCCATGAAGAACCTGCTCAAGTACAGCAACCAAGCCTTGGTCGTAGGCCAGAAGGCCCCCTTTGTGGGTCTGGGTGGCCTCAAGGCCAGCTGTGTCCAGCAGGAAGCCAAGTTCCCAGCCACTAAGGGCCCAGGCCCAGTGGAGAGACCCGACTGTGCCCGCAGCCGGGAACACGAGGCTCCACATGGAGACGGGGAAGTGCGGCAGCCACCTGTGGGCATTGCGGTGGCCTTGGCCCGGCAGAAGGACACGGTCAGCAGACCCGACACGGCCTACGGTACCAACAGTGGGCGGCAGGGCAGGTCCGCCCCCTCCTTCAAAG CTGCTGGAGGATCCCGTGCTACCCATGCACTGGACCTGGAGAGTGAGGAGGAAAGGACCCGGATATGTGATGACCGCCTGGGGCTGCCTGGCCGCGAACTGCTATTACA AGACAACAAAGACCTCGTGGAATTTGCCCGGATCCACCCTTCGAGCAGCTGTCCTGGAGACCTGCCCCCCCACCTCATGATGCAAGGCGGCCAGCTGGGCGGGGAcccggccccccacccccaccctgcccacccccactgGCTGCCCCGCACCCGAAGTCCCTCCTTGTGGATGGGGGGACATTCCTATG GCCTCGGACACCCTGCCCTGCACCAGAACCTCCCCCCTGGCTTCCCAGCTTCTGTGCCCGGCTCCATGCCCTCAGTGTTTCCTCTTCCCCAGGATGCATCCACACAGCTAGTCATCTTGCCCTCGGAACCCACGCCCCACACGACCCCTCACACACTCG CTGAAGTTATGGACCAGGCCTCACTGTGGCCCCCCATGTATGGGGCCCGGGGCCCTGCCTCACACATGCAGCACCCTGGCCAGCTCCCAGTGTACTCTCGGTCCCAGCTGCTTAGGCAGCAAGAGCTGTATGCActtcagcagcaacagcagcagcaacagcagcagcagcaacagcagcagcagcagcagcagcagcagcagcggacCACCCAGGCCATGGAGCTACAGCGAGCGGCCCAGTTCCAG CGCAAGCCTGAGGATCGCCACATGGAGCTGGAGGAACCTGCCCAGGAGAAGGCCCCAAAGTCCACCCACAAGCCAGTTGCCTTAACCCCCATGGCCAAGGGCACCCCCTCATCTGCCACTACAGGCCTGGTCAAGCTGTCACCCTGCTGCCACTCACCCACTCTGAAGACCCCGGCTAATTGCCCCACGCCACCACCTCGTCCCAGCGCCCCCTGCACTTTATCCGTCTGTCCTCCTGGCAGCCCGGGGCCTGGCTCCAAGGTGCCCAGCACCAAGGACAAGAGTGGGGAGGGCCAGCGGGCTGGAACCGACCTCACCACGCTGGAACCAG ACCTGCCTCCAGGATTGGCCCCCACGGCTGGTGTGGACTTCTCCCTCCCTGCGGATGTGCACTCCTCTGACCTCCCAGACCCCAAAACTATGCAAACCACTACCCCAGGGACTCGGCCTGAGCCCACAAGGACGTTCCTGCCTGGGGAGCCACCCCCCTGCAGTCCCAGGAGCCTAGAGGAGCCCGGGCCGCTCTCAAGGGCCAGGGAGACCACCCAGGACCTTGCCATCATACCCCACCCTGTCGAGCAGGGGCTCCCACCAGGAAAGGCAGAGGACCCCAGTCCACTTGAAGGGTTACAAGCACTGAGATTTGGAGACCTCCTTGAGGGAGGGGGCACTGAGGCTACTGGCCAGACTAATTCTACTCAGGGAGGGATGCAAAATGAGAGGACTATGGATCAGGGGGTGCTACGGCCCCCTGCGGGGGCTACCCCTCAAGCACTGGAACAGATAGCAGGGAGCCCAGTTGCCCTGGACAAGGATGAAGGTTCACAGAAGGTCACTGATGCCGCCCAGCTGCAGGAGGAGGAAGCCCAGCTGGAGGAGAATGGGGGGGACTCAGAGGAGGACTGGGGGACCCCCAACCACAGCCACCCACCACCCAAAGCGCTGCCAGGCTTGGATGCCTTGGTGGCTGCCACTGTGGACCTAGGGGACCTGCCTGACATCAACTTGCCCGATCCTCAGACCCCAGCAGCCTCGGTGCCCCTCAGCACAGCCCCTCTGCCCCATACCTCAGGGATTCATGGGATTGCCCTGCTCAGTGAGCTAGCTGACCTGGAGATCCAGCGGCAGAAGAGCGAACTGGCCATGCAAG caGAGGATGAGGATGTGCTGGCCTTCAACCTGCAGCACCTGGCCACACTGGCCACAGCTTGGTCCCTGGTGGAGGCTGCTAGCCTGGACAACTCAGTCACTTCACCGCAGGCCCCAGCTGCCGACCCAGACAGAGGCCCCAGGCTCACCCCTAGAATGCAGATCCTGCAGCGCAAGGACACCTGGGCCCCGAAAACCAAGCCC GTATGTCCCCTGAAGGCTGCCATCGACCGCCtggacacacaggaagtggagaTGCGCATGCAGCTGGCAGAGCTGCAGAGGCGCTACAAGGAGAAGCAGCGGGAGCTGGCGCGCCTGCAGCGCAGGCATGACCATGA GAGAGAGGAGAGCTCACGGAGTCCTGCACGACGAGGACCTGGCCGGCCAAGGAAGCGCAAACATTCAAGCTCGCTGCCCACTCTGCGTCCTGGGGGCCAGCTTGCCAGGAGTGAAGGCAGGAAAGCCAG GGCTGTGCGTGCTAGCCTGAGTCTGCTGTGTGCCGAGCTTCGTGGTGACGAGCCCACGAGGAAGAGAAGCAAACTGGAAAAGAGTGCCTACCCAGGCCTGCAGTCGGCCTCCTCG GAGAAGGTCCGGTGCAAGAAGAGTGCTGGCCAGGCCGCGCTGGCGTCCTCGGTGGCCCACAAGGTGGCCCAGCTGAAGCCGAGAGTCAAGAGCAAAGGGCTGCCTGCCGGCCTCGGTGCCTTCCAGCGCAAAGAGGCTGCCCCAGGTGGGCGCATCCGGCAGAAGCTCTCTAGAGGCAAGAGTGTCACGGTGTCAGGGGCGGCACAGCGGCCACACCCCGATGGGGACGGTGGCAGGGAGATGCCCAGTTTCCCAGCCCAGCCAGCAGTGGCTGTGGCACATGAGGCAGGCAA CGGCTATGACAGTGAGGATTGCCAGGCACTCCTGGGGACGGAGGCGGCTCCCAGGGAGCCTGGGTTGGTGCTGCACCCAGGGGCCGGTGTGGCACTGCTGGGACCCTCACCTTCCTCCGTGGTCAAGATGGAAGCCAACCAAAAGgccaagaagaaaaaggagaggcagGGTTTGCTAG ggGCCTGCCGCCTATCCAGTCCTGAGGGCGAGGTTAAGATCAAAAGACGGACAGTGAAAAGCAAGGGGGGCCCCAAGCTGGAGCGGGCACCAGGGCGGAGGCCCCCAGGTGCACCAGGCAAGAAGAAAGCCAAGGGCAAGGCGAAAAGTGGCCTTTGTGCGGAGCCTGGGGCTGCCGCCAGCAGGGATGCCCTTTTCAGCCCCACGCGGACCTTTGCCTGCCGAGAGGAAGGCAGCAAACTTGCCAGTGAGCGCCTCAAGAGAGCCACACGCAAGAGCGCCATGTTGCAGCCAGTACTGAGG CGGAAGAATGGGGCCTTGTCCATTGCCCTGTCGGCCCGCAATGCCAAGGCCATCCTGggaaagagcaggaagctgacgAAGGTGAAGAGAGAGACTGCCAGCAAGCAG GGCCAGGGCCGAGCAGTCAGCCGGCTACTGAAGAGCTTCGCTGTGGAGGACGACTTCGAGTTTGACGATGACAGCAGCTTCtcggatgaggaagaggaagaagaggaggccagTGTCCAGCTAAGTGCAGAGCAGAGCGCCGCCCTGG CACGGTCTTGCACCATCCACAAGGAGGACCTGCAGGACGGTCTGCCTGTGCTCATCCCTAAGGAGGACAGTCTGCTGTATGCCGGCAGCGTCAGGACTCTGCAGCCCCCCGACAT TTACAGCATCGTCATTGAGGGTGAGAGAGGGAACCGGCAGCGGATCTACTCACTGGAGCAGCTCCTGCAGGAGGCG GTTCTTGATGTCCGGCCACAGTCCAGTAGGTACCTTCCACCTGGTACCCGGGTCTGCGCCTACTGGAGTCAGAAGTCTCGGTGCCTATATCCAGGCAATGTGGTTCGAG GTGCTTCTAGTGATGAAGAGGAGGACCTGGACTCTGTGGTGGTGGAGTTTGACGACGGAGACACAGGCCACATAGCTGTCTCTAACATCAGGTTGCTGCCTCCAGACTTCAAGATCCAGT GTACAGAGCCCTCTCCCGCCCTGCTGGTGTCCAGCAGCTGCCGGAGAACCAAAAAGGCGCCCAACGAGGCCCCCCAGCCTAGCGAAGCCCCttctcccagcctgtcccctAAAGTGCAGGATGGCCCTGAAGCTTCCAAGACCCTGGGGAAGAAATCCATCAGCAAAGACAAAGCTG GTAAAGTCGACCTCCTAACCTCAGGTGCCAAGTCCCCCACGGGGTCCTCAGACCACTTCTTTGGCCGCCGGGGCAGTCCCCTGCTGAGCTGGTCCGCAGTGGCTCAGACCAAGCGGAAAGCCGTGGCTGCAGCCGCAGCAGCGGGTGGCAAAGGGCCCGGGGTGCTGCAGAACCTCTTCCAGCTCAACGGAAGCACCAAGAAACTGCGGGCCCGGGAGACCCTGTTTCCCATGCACAGCATGGCTGCCCCTGTGTTTGGTAACAGCTTCTGCGCCGACTCCTTCAGCAGCCTGGCCAGTTCCTACACACCCTTTGTCGGAGGGGCCGGGGCAGGTCTGCCAGGGGGAGCCCACAAGTTGCTTCGGGCCAAGAAGGCTGAGCGGGCTGAAGCGGAAAAGGCCGGCAGGCGGCGGGCAGGCGGCGAGTTCCTGGTTAAGCTGGACCATGAGGGTGTGACCTCTCCCAAGAACAAAAACTGCAAGGCTCTGCTCATGGGCGACAAAGACTTTGGACCTAAGCTGGGGAGGCCTCTGGCCAGCCCCAGTTATGCACACCCAGCCCTCATGGGCAAGGACAAGAAGGGACGGGCACCCGTGCATCCGCTGCCCATGGGGCTGGCTCTGCGAAAGTACCCACTGCCCTGTGATAGTGACTGCCCCAGCTCCTACTCAGATGAGGACGAGGACGGGCCGGGGCTGGCCGCCGGTGTGCCCTCCCGCTTCCTGACCCGCCTCtccatgtcctcctcctcctctggctcgtccacatcctcttcctcaggctccatgtccacctccagcctctgctcctCAGATAACGAGGACTCCTCTTACAGCTCCGATGATGAGGACCCTGCCCTGCTGCTGCGGACCTGTCTCACCCGCCCTGTACCCGCCCTCCTGGCCCCCCCAGAAGCCCTGCGCTCCAAGGGTAGCAGCCCCCACACCCACGCCCAGCGCTGCTTCCTGTCCAGGGCCGGAGTGGCTGGTGCAGGTGCTGGTGCTGGCCCCAGTGGCGGCAAATCCAAGTTCAAGCGCAAGGAGGCCCTGAGCTTCTCCAAAGCCAAAGAGCTTTCTCGGAGGCAGCGGCTGCCCTCCGTGGAAAACCGGCCAAAGATCTCAGCCTTCCTGCCTGCCCGGCAGCTCTGGAAGTGGTCCGGGAACCCCACACAG AGGAGAGGCATGAAAGGGAAGGCCAGGAAGCTGTTCTACAAGGCCATCGTCAGAGGCAAGGAGACGCTGCGCATCGGAGACTGTGCGGTCTTCCTGTCGGCTGGACGGCCCAACCTGCCCTATATCGGCCGCATCGAGAGCTTGTGGGAGTCGTGGGGCGGCAACATGGTGGTGAAGGTCAAGTGGTTCTACCACCCCGAGGAGACCAAGCTGGGGAAGCGCCAGAGTGATGGGaag AATGCGCTGTACCAGTCCTGCCACGAGGATGAGAACGACGTGCAGACCATCTCCCACAAGTGCCAGGTGGTGGGGCGGGAGCAGTACGAGCAGATGATGCGGGGCCGCAAGTACCAGGACCAGCAGGACCTCTATTACTTGGCGGGCACCTACGACCCTACCACTGGACGCCTGGTGACAGCTGACGGCGTGCCCATCCTGTGCTGA